ACTCTGGGTAGAACATAAGTTTGTCAACATAGTGAATTTctcttcaactttgatttgTGTATTTGTTGTGAAAGAGGGATTTTTTAAGAGGTATTTAATATTTGCGTTGGTTTTAGTTGTAAACTGCAGATTTATTGGTCATTGATAATTGGGTCATTTGTTTTGCGCAGAATGGAGGAACAGTTCATATTAAGAGTCCCACCCTCTGTTGCAGAAAGGTTAGATCGTTTACTGAGTGAAACTGCTTCTAATTCTGAAGAACAATCACTTGATTTGTCTTTCTCTGGTGAGATACGTCTTTCTTTTGCCTTCTATTCAACATACCCTatttatcttatatatatttaatatttgtattttcatatttattttgtttttcttgttttgtcaATTGCTGATTTTGCTATTCCACATGTAAGACTTCTCCACTTGAGTTGattgcattattattattattattattattttctgtaTTTGCACTGCTTGTAGAGCCAATGCAGGcagttaatttaattagtaaaattgtATCTGTGTAATAACTTGTATAAATTTATGTTGTGTTCTATTATTTCTCTTTGTGCTTTTGGAACTAGGAGAATTATAGTTCTTATTTGAGATTTTCCTGGTAGAGAATCTTTGAAGAACATGCTTTCTGATCAGCTATAATTGAAATGCACACCTGTGAGAATGCTAGTCGGATGGGGCTTATTTCAAGGAACCAATTACATTTGACTGTAATGACTTTATTTGCTGTTCAAGAAAgggatttaatattttatatattaatttttcatattatggATCACAAGCTTGCAAATTCAGGAAGAATTTTATGCTGTAGGGGCAAAGCAATAATAATCTTTGATGGTAAACTTTCCTTTTAGATTAGCTTTCCCTGGTTTGCTTCAGAAAAATGTTTAATCATTAGTGAACTAGTGCTTTAACAAGCTTCTTTTGTATCTACAACCTAAGGATGGTGAAGGGAGGTATTCTTTTATGGCAGggaattttgatggattatgaAAAGAGCTGTTGCTTGTGCTAGATATGCAATCACTCGTGTTAGATGTGCAGTGGATGTTAATTTTTGTTGCTTGTGCTAGATATGCAGTCATTCATGTTAGATGTGCAGGGGATGTTAACTGTTGCTATGTAGCTAGCTATAGATTTGTGTtcattaattttcatttatctGTAATTCAATTGTTGGTCAAGTTAGTATGCTTTGTACATATCCACAGACCACTGAcgaggaaaaaaattaaactaaataataagatACTCATGGTTTAGTAGAGCCTTGTTAGCTCAGCTACATGGAATGTTTGTCTCAATTTTACGTGGCATGCTTGATGATTgttttacttaattatatgcgtagtaatatatataaacagctcaaacaaattaatatgatagGCAATTTACCCTTTTTCACTTATGTTATAAAACTTTCTTGTAAAAAATgctgtaattttattttttaagatgttCACCTAACTTTACATAGGTATTTGCTGGTGCTTTGCATCTTCTCTGTTGGTTGTGGAGTGCCGTTTGCATAATCTTAGACTTGACAGAATATGATCTGCACTCTTTATTCATATAAAACCTGAAATAAGTACTcgaatcaatattaaaaactttatgTTTGGCCCTTTTAAATTTACACTATTATTGACCACTTCTGTACATTCACTATAAGAAATTCATTGTTGCAAAGGATTAAGACTGGAAATTAGCTTTCAGGACTGACCAGAAAGAGCAGCTGGAAGTTTTCAAAATAGGATCAAACCTGCGTAATCTTAGAATAATAGAGTGGAACTTTTGATTGCAGCATTAATGAGAACTTGAAATAGATTTTAAGAGGCAGCAGCTTCACTTAATGTGGCTGGTTCAGCTGGTGTCTCTTAATGAAGAACTGCTGCTAATTTCTCCGAAGCTCCTTCACCTCCTCCATTTTAAtctcaattatttatatagtacCTATAAGCTTTGTGACTATATTCTTGGTATATGGTCTTGTGCTCTTGAGGAAGCATCTCAATTCTGGAACTTAACTAAGAATTCTCGTAGTTGTGCTTCATTCAGAATTCACATAATTGTGCTTAGTTCAGAATTCACACAGTTGTACTTGAAGGTAAATTTAAGAGATGGTAAGGAAGAAATCTGAAAAGAAGGAATGAGTTTGGCTTTATTATCCAATTGTTATAGGACGTAGTTTGCATGGCatagagagagaagaaaaggGTTGAGGAAAGAAGCAGCAAGAGAAAACCAAATGTGGATTactcaaaaatttaaaatttgggaAAGTTATTTtgactatttaatttggtgATCGGGACTAGGAAGCATGTAGGGAGTCGGGATTTGTAGTAACATAACAGCACAGATCAGCTTAGACTTGAAATATGAAGCAGAAACCGTAGATAGGGATTATTAATAGGGAGATAATAGAAGCATACAAATTCCTCATAACAAACCCATAGGGAATTTTTCACCATAATATAGGAGTTCAGTACTTGGCAGTGAGTGGATAATTTTTGTGGAATTCTTTACCGTGCTTCTTGATGTGGTGCATTTGGATAATAGAAAGAATAGTGAAGCATTTGGAGGCAAAGGTTGTAAGACTTGTGAACCTGGTAATCAGATCCTTAAATGTTAAATTCTGCCAGTAAATAActtatcttttcttgtttctcttGTAGTACAGTTTTATTTGTCGAGCAAACTGGATtagagtgcgagagagaggaCTTTATACCTGTAAGGACTCTGTATTTACACTTCTTTTGTGAGGGAAAAATGAAGATGATAATGGTCCTTGGGGAGGGGGAGGACTTTATCTTACATGATGTTTCttgaaaatggaaaaagaagaagaaaatatgtGATTAGAAAGGAAATTGTGTGGCAAGAAAGAGGTAAATGGCTAGAGCCAGCAGCAAATTTTTGTGGTGGTTCGTTAGTGGAGTAGATGGTATGTGCCTGATTCTTACAGTTTTAGAAAGAGAGAGGATGACGTACCTATAAGAGCTCTGTGTTTTCACACTTTTTTGCCTGGAAAAAAGTGTTAAATGAGGAGGACCATGGCGGTATTTGGTCCTTGGGGGATGGGGGGGACTTTATTGACCTGATGTTTATTGAATAAgacaaaagaagaaggagaaaaaataaaaaagaactctgagaagaagaggaaattgtGCGGCAAGAAAGTGGTAAATAGCTAGAGCCAGCAGCAATTGGTGGTAGTTGGTGGGGTATATGCGTACAGCTCTCTTACagttctattatattttttttttcagtagTAATTTATAGATGTAAATTGGTATCCTGTTAAATGGGAAAGGCATTAGTTCTCCCTATGATCAGAAAAGTGTTTTCCGTTAGCCAACTTGTTTATGCAATTTGAACATCagaaagaaaatcttttttcATGATCCATAGAATAAAGAGATTCACATGTTTGGTAAAAGTTCCTAGATTTAATTACATGTTGCAATTGGGCCATCCTCTTCAATGTAGTGTCCTGTCAGAATCATCAAGATATCATTCATGTAAAGACGGCTTCAAAACTTTTTGGCTCAACTGTTGCCAGCAACCTCCTCCGCACCATTGCAATGAGTGGAGCTTTGTGCACTGTGGGTGCCCTACTTTGTTGCCAGTAACCTTGTTAAATGGAAAGCCTTTATCTGAGCTGTTATTTCCGCATGGATGAAGGATGTAAGATAGCTACAAACAATTACATATGTTTCGGTGTTCCATCTGGTAGTCATAGAACACAACCAATGGAGTGTCAAGCTTAAAATGAAGtgtaaaaattgaatttagcAGCATAAACAAGTTGAGGAAGAAGATGACTatagagaaaaggaaatagagagagagagagctctTGCCATACCTGGACTTGATCAAATCATAGCTATCACTATGCTGCACCTTGATCTGCTACCACACATCACCTTCATTCCCTTGCTCATTCACATCATCTTGCATGCGTATAACTATCATTTTGGGCGGATCTTATGTTTTGATATTACCTATGATATGAAACTCTTCTTTCTTGGTCACCATTTTTTctaaagaatttcttttttctttttctcaattgCCTGTCAATCTCTCTTATTGTCTCACCATCCATCATGTTGTATGTTTGAACGTGCACGTCTTGTGGTGCAGAGGATGGCAGGAGTGGCACCTTTGTCATTGGCAACGAACATTTCCCTGCTTCTCTCTCGGATCTTCCTTGTGTTGTGGAGTCCTATAAAACTTATGATGATAGTGCATTAGTCAAAACTGCAGATATTGGTCAGGTAGGTTGCTAAAAGAATTGTTTCAATATTGTTTAAAAACATGAATCTTCGTTTATAATTACTGTTGACAGATGATTATGGTTAGAGAAACAGGTGACACTGCTCCGGACGTAGTGGAGTACAGACATGGACTCACGCCTCCTATGAGGGATGCTCGAAAACGAAGATTTCGTAGAGAGCCAGACTTAAATGTATGAGTTGCCCTAATCACTTAGCACTTCCTTGTTATTGAATAAAATGCTTTTTTCCCAGAGAAATTTCTAGAACTGTGGCAagtatttttatatcaaaGCTTTTATGATCTTTTTCTGTGGCATTTTATGTAACAAAGAGATGTTACAGAAAGAGTTTCAAGATGAGGAACTGCACGTGAGcgttgaaattgaaattatattgCCCTGGAAAAAAGTCAGGAATTAGCCAAACCAAATGTTGACATTTTGGAGATTTCAGGCTTCTTCAGATGTCTTATGTATCtatattatacttttattttttcctttgcaTTTTGTCTACTAATTTTGGTGCTGCTGCTTTTTATAGCCTGAGCTTGTCCGGCGCGTTGAGAGAGATTTGCTGAACATTATGGCTGGTGTAACAGTCGAAAATGCTGATATCCTTTTATATTGTTGTCACCTTTCTAGTAACTCGTAATCTGGTTCCCAAAGTTAGCCATTTATAAGAGATAATAGTGCTCTTTGATGAATAGAATGAACTGTTCACAAAGCAAAACAAGCATTGGGAGTTGGAGCCTCAGCTAACGGGatgctaataattaatttgggcatgctaattgttaataataaaaaaactctaGCATACCAGCTTAGAAGTAGATATTTGATACAATATGAACTCgaaattgattttgatttgCAAAATATCTCTATTTCTTGAATGATGAAACCTTTCATGTGCAATATGATGCTAATTTGGTTAGCACAGTATGAGAGGATTGTCGTCCAGAGGGAACTTCTCATAGTCTTGATACTTTTATCGATTCTTGTGATTGTTTATTCTCTGAGTAAAATCCTTAATTGCTTGGTTACATGCGGAAGCGAATGAACAAGAGGAGGATGGTGATCAGAATGCTCGTAATGCAAGTAAGAAAACTACACCTGCACCTGCAGCAAAGCCAGATGTTCAAGAGGCAGCAGCAAATGCTGAGGAGCCTGAGAGAAGTGATTCTGATGAATCAGACGATTCAATGTAAATGTAATCGAACACAGTATGTAGAAGTTGTTATCTTTGAAATGGTGGATGATCGGCTGGAGCTGAAATGAGGCTGTGGCATCTTTCTATATAATCATCTATAATATGTAGATGATTTATCGTATGTTTTAATCAAATACTGGAACAGAACAAGAACCAGTAGCCCTTGTAAGTGGCCTGAGCAAGCAACTGGTCTGCATTTTATGATAGTTCAagttgaattttgaataaatgaTGAGTAGTTTAGCTCATGTGCATCTCTGTatatcctttctttctttcttttaatctttattcttttaagaaacGCTAGCAAAACATGGACCATActatttgttttctattattatgaTGTGAAGAGAAATGTTTGCGCACATGAAAACAGCAGTGCAGAACGTTGGACCctgcatttctttttctggcTCAAAAGATAGGCATCTTATTTACACTCAGAAATATAAACGTTGGACCAGGCATGTTTACGCAGCATTGCCAATAGGGCACTGCTAGATAGAAGTCCAGTGGCCTTCTGGTATTAGTACAGAGATAAAGTCATAAAATTTCGTATCTTTGAGCCACTGCTGTTAGATTCTATGAAGtcactttcttcttttttttaatgatttgaTAATATTGAACCACGATGACACCACTGCTACGGAACGGATACCCATGTCTAACCACTGTACTAATGTCTCCATGACAACCATTAGTCTAACTACTTACCAAATAAGGCTAAACGTAGAATTAAAATCTATGGTGCAAAAGGATTCGCATTTTTTATCAATGTATTTAACTTTGAtaagtttattaaaaatttagtgaTTTTGGCCAATTTATAAAACTGATTAAATTGCCTGATATAAAACATATGTTGGCtttagtatttaaaatgtGAGACACTTTATTTATCATCTTAACAACTAAAAGTTATTatctttaatcaaaattaataaaaatttaaatatatacatcCAATATTAGTAAAATCAAAGTTTATCTATCTCTAATCTATTTGCAAGAGatgatttttagtttatataatttattatgtatcAGTACAactatttagttttataactAATTGGTTAAACTTTATTGAATAGCAAATGAAGCGTTGGGTGGTTTTTTtgcatttaaatattaaactcaATGGTActttatattatgttatataactaattttgACAGACCTAGTCAATTagctaaaaattttaaaatatttacactTTTCAGgtaatttgtcaaaa
The sequence above is drawn from the Ricinus communis isolate WT05 ecotype wild-type chromosome 7, ASM1957865v1, whole genome shotgun sequence genome and encodes:
- the LOC8269074 gene encoding transcription initiation factor TFIID subunit 7, giving the protein MEEQFILRVPPSVAERLDRLLSETASNSEEQSLDLSFSEDGRSGTFVIGNEHFPASLSDLPCVVESYKTYDDSALVKTADIGQMIMVRETGDTAPDVVEYRHGLTPPMRDARKRRFRREPDLNPELVRRVERDLLNIMAGVTVENADAEANEQEEDGDQNARNASKKTTPAPAAKPDVQEAAANAEEPERSDSDESDDSM